A stretch of DNA from Eschrichtius robustus isolate mEscRob2 chromosome 12, mEscRob2.pri, whole genome shotgun sequence:
TTACTCTTTAGTGTGAAGTTGCTGATGTCTGATGAGAGATGAACTCTGACTGAAGGTTTTCCCACAGTTCTTACACTTGTAAGGCTTCTCTCCCGTATGAGTTCTCTGGTGAATAATAAGGGAGGAGCTCCGACTGAAGCCCTTTCCACACTCTCTACACTCGTGGGGCTTTTCTCCAGTGTGTATTCTCTGATGTTCAACAAGGGATGAGCTCCGACTGAATACTTTCCCACAGTTACTGCACTCATAGGGGTTCTCCCCAGTGTGTGTTCTCTGATGTTCAGTAAGAGATGAGATccaactgaaagcttttccacaTTCACTGCATTCATAGGGATTCTCTCCAGTGTGTATTCGTTGATGCTGAATTATGGTTGAACGGtcactgaaggctttcccacattcattacatttgtaaggtttTTCTTGAGTATGAGTTCGCTGATGCTGACTAAGGTTAGTGCTTCGGCtaaaggcttttccacattcactacattcatatggtttttctccagtaTGGATCCTCTGATGTAGACTAAGGTGTGTACTCCggctaaaagcttttccacattcactgcattcataaggtttctctccgGTGTGAGTTCTTTGATGTTCAATAAGGTGTGTACTTCGGCTAAAAGTTTTCCCACATTCATTGCATGCAAAAGGCTTTTCTCCACCATGAATTCTACTGTGGACAATAAGGTCTGATTGGTAACTAAAGGCTTTATCACATTCATTGCATTTACAAGGTTTCCTTTGCAGAAAGAGTTTTTGGTGTTTAATTAAGCCTGAATTATCTTTGGAGTTTTTCCTAGATATGGGGGACATAGCTCCCTTTGGAATTTTCTGCCGTGTATTAAGTTTTGAGCTTAGACTAAATTCACTGGATTCAGGGCCTCTCTCCCTAGTGAAAATTTCCTTGAGGGTCATTGACacttttctgattgctgttttctcaaaagaagatTTCTTATGTGTAGGACATTTTGTCTGCCTTGACAACTGGCCCTCACTTTTACAGACTTCTTCATTCATAGGATGTTGGGCAGTATTCCTTCGGAGACTTTCCATTGCTGACCCTGAAAACTCTAGTTCTTCAGAAATAGCCTGATTGGTGTTGATGCTTTGGTTCAGTTCAAATCTCCCTATCTGAAAGACATTTAAAGTGCAAATGTCACCTGTGTTTAGTGTGGAGAGCAAGGAAAATAaaccagcagaaaaaaaaaagacaactaattTGCAATTCATGCACACTGGCAACTTTATATGGGCAGAAACTTAAAAGCGACAATGAAAGAGAAGTGAACAAGGCCAGAAGTGATAACAGAGTTTTCACAGTGGGTGCACAGAGACATCAAGAAATACAGGTAGGGGCGTGGGTAATATGCTGAGCACCCAAAATGGACATGAGCAGATATACCAATTGATGAGCAGAGAATAGGGGATTAGAAAGTAAAATGAGCTATTAACTATTGTAGCCAATTAGTTATGGTaaatgagagaaaggaaagggatgAGAAAAGTAAAGACTCTCAAATGTAGAAAACAtaaccaccacccccctgccaaAATACAAAAAGTGAGGAAGACTGTATCAAGCTTGGATGTAACCATTCTCTTggcaaagagagaaaacagaatttcAGAAATGATAACTATTACCCTGCTATCCCCATTTGATCTCCCTTTGATCCCCCAACCCTTCTTCCAGCTAGTTTAGGTATTCTTCTAAACAAGTCTACAACCACAGAATTCAGAGGATTAACAGAGCTCATCATGACAGATCTTAACTTAGAGTTCATCAAGGCCAACTTGCTTATTTGACAGATAGAAAACAGAGTGAGTAACTTAAGTCACCCAGCAAATTGCAAGAGCTTAGACTAGAACTCATGTCTCCGAAATTTCAGATTGGTGGCCTTTTCATGATACTACTCACCTAGACAGATATTTTTGGTCACTCCCCTCTTCAGCTCCCTGAAGATCCAGTGTCTACAGTTGTTCTTTCTCCAACTGGGTGATCATGTCCAATTCACATGCTGGGATTCCTGCTGATTGGAAATGATTTAACACAAGGCTATTGGTGCTGGAGACACAGGGCTATTGAGAGCTCAACATTACTGCTTTGATCTATAGAAAAGATAgtgtgtgggaattccctggcggtccagtggttaggactccgtgctttcactgccgagggcctaggttcaatccctggttggggaactaagatgccacaagcctcacagtgcagccaaaaaaaaccccacaaacaaacaaacaaaaaccatagTGTGCATTTTTAGAGGCTGTGGCAGGAGGGGCTGGAGAAAATGGGTATCTGAAAGTTCTGGGCTAAAACTGGTTCCAAAAGAAAGGTTATACACATACCCACCAGAATCACTTATGGAACTTGTTACTCTAGATACTGGGCGTTACCTCAGACCTAGTTAAGTACAATGAGGCCCAGGCATTTGTATTTATTAAGTTTATATGACTCGACAAGTTGAATTGTCCAAAATGAACCTTGGAAACACTCTCTAGGTTGCCTGAAAAATGTGTTCACTGGGACCAGCCTTTCTACCAAACATTCTTCTCACAGCCAGAGGGTCTAAAACATAAACTCAGCTTCTCTTAGGACAGGTGACTTCTTCCTTCTGCTAGAAGGGCCAACACTTCCCAAGGATCTCAAGGTTTCCAGGTATTAGGCAGCTAGCTTTCCCAGATGATTCCTGTAAAAAGCTGGCACCCCACATTCAGACTGTACCAAGCAGTCTGTTTATCTACCCACTCACAAGGTTGTTCTAACACTTGCTTTACAATAAGGAAGAGCAGCAAGGCCCTCTCCTAGAATACTGACCTACACTGAGTGTCTAGCAGAGCATCCTGGCTCTGTTGGTAAAATGGGGAGGATATGGGAATCTGTGCCTACTCTTCCGGCCCTTCTCTGGACTCTGTTTCCCCACTGAAGTTTTTTCTTTAACCCATTCTCTTGTAAATTCATTCAGAGCCCTTGGGCATGACAGTAGGCAACAAATTGTATAATAGTTCCCCTAATGTTTCTGCTCACAGCACAATTTAAGATCCACTAGGTTAAGAGTTGATCTGGTTTCAAAAGTCTTGCCTTTCTCAGAGACTGGGAACCTCCCATATGTGGAAATGAATCTTGGAGGATGTTCACGAAGAAGCCATCCATGGAGAACCTCAAGAGCAACATGACGATGCTGTCTGTGTCCAGCTTTGCGAAGAACATGCCTTTCAACTGAAAGCAGGGAACACAAAACTCTACCACTGGGTTGGCTGAGAAGTcagattttctaatttatttagaaCCTTGCAATAAAATCCAGTTGCACACTTTTTGGCGCTAACATTCCTTAGTAGGCACTTGTCTTACTGCTTAGGTTGGCTGGCCTACATTCTTGCAGCCCAGATCCTTAAGCTACTCCATCATTATTCTATTGGCAGTTCACAGTTACTTCTCTCCTCTATTACAGTAATCCTCAAGGCAGCAATATCACCTCCTAGGGAGAGTTTTGGGAATTTGtgagggtttgtgtgtgtgtttttttttgtttttgtttttgttttggttgtcatATTGATTGAATGGGGCTATTAGAATTTAGTGGGGGTCAGGgattcctgtaaaacaaagaatgtcCCTTATCCTACCAGACTTTCAAAAGAGTTGTTAATGGTTACCTGAGACTGGAACTActttacaaataaatacaaagtaTTTTGCACAACTTTGCTATGTATTGGAAAATCAAGGAaatatacttctttttctttgaatgatATTTGGAATTGTTCGCCATTTTAGGAAAATCAAGCCACTCATGACATTAGATTCACAAATACAACATTCACGTACCAGTCTGCATTTGTAGCTGTTGTATTCACATGATTCTATGAATAGGTACAAGTGTCTATTTCATCCAATCATTTACATGCTGAAAAACTATTATTCTATTATAaattactttccttttctttctcctttatattaCAGTTAAGGTAACATAGTGATATTCTGGAAATTATATCTATAGGTAGTTAATATtatctataaattttatttcaagataGTAAAGGGGATGGTAGGTTTGAAAGGTAGAGAATTACTTCTCTAGTGCAGTAGAACTAAAGTATTAACAGTTACACAATAGATAAATAGTGACTCTCTCAGGCGGTAAATTGCAAAGCCTCTAAAGCCTTAAAGCAAAAGTCCTTGTCCCCAGCAGAAGTCCTTGAAGATCTGAGAACACCCACACTGCCATAAAGGTGACGTAGGAACAGTGGGAATTTTGTACATAGTGgaatattattacattattacatATCACATTCATTTTGGAGAAGAGATATTGTTGAGAAGAGATTTTGTTCAGGTTTTTGGAGACAAAGGGAAACCAGGAAGATCTGAAATGTGAAGATCTTTATAAACTGACTCACTAGATCCATTAAAACAGGACATCTAAAAGTAGGCAGGATCTCCTGAACAGAGAGAGAACTAGGACAGAGTTCAAAGGAGAGAGCCAATTTGAAGTTGAGGGTTTACTCTCATGCTTATTAATACCTTGATGATTGGTAAAATATGCCAATTTGATATAAGATAATTATAATTTAATGTGTATATAGAGTGCAGTACAAGAGTCCCAAGATGTAGTTGTTTTTGCATTTCAAATAAGCTCATGACATGTATAACTGTATTATGCattatgtgtttgtatatgtgaCACCTATGACAGACACACAGAAACCACATTGGGGAAagtttctacattaaaaaaaaaaaaaaaagaacccaactgTGAAAGGAACCTGACTTGGAGGTGCAGCCTCTGGAAAGGCCCTTTTTTGGTCTTTTCTCTTGGGTCTGcctattctaagcattttatgaATACAGACTCATTTTTGTCTCACAACAATGAGagggttactattattatttccaaaatACAAATGAAGAATTTGAGGTACAGAAAGGATAAGTAATTTGGCCCAAGGCCAAGTGATAAATCCTGGACTCAAACACACTACACTACATCATACTTACTGCTTCTCAACAGGCAGGGAAAGAACACTTGAGTCATGCTTTCCATTCATATGGCCTCTAAAGGGCCAAGGAACTAAACTCCACTGATCCAAGGACACCAGCATGACCTGGACACAAGAGTGACTACCTCTGAGAGATGACTATCCTGAGAGGCTGCAATAAGTCCCAACCACACTAAAAGCCCTATCTGTGTAAACTAAGGATTAAATTTCCTGGCTTCCACTAAAGTGCCACCACAAAGCAAGTGACATCCTTGGCATAAATCAGTGAAACACCAGATAGAGGCCCCGTGGTATAAATAATTACTTGGTATTACATTTACCAAGTAATCTGGATTTTGATCATAGCTCTGTTGGTAGCTAAATAAAAACCAAGGAAAAATAACTAGTCTGGTTTTatgtatcctcatctgtaaaaggaagatGTTGGACTTGATTAGTCCAGAGCTGTCTGATTCCTGGAATTTAATTTTAGATTCCAAACTCTGAGGCACAGACCCATCTGCCTAGACTAAGGGGATAAGACTAGAATGAACAGACTCTTTTTCAAATCCCCAGAGACATGTGAGAGCCTAAGGTCCATGTTTCAGAGGAAACTGTTTGAGAAAGAGGTCAATCGCCTAATGCTGAAATAGAGCAAGGGAGTGCTGAGGAAGACATCAAAAGCAGTCAGCAGGCAACCAGGGACTAATCCCATACTGGGCAAAATTTGCCACACTCACCTAAGAAGGGACATTCTCTCAAAAGAGAAATACATGTGTCTCCACTTGGCGAGATggcacaaacttccagaaaagaaggaagaatccTTAACATACATGGTATACGATCCTATAGTGAGATAGAAAGTTGCCTTTCCCTCTTCCAcctcctcttcattttctttctggtaAAGGGCAAATCTGGGGATAACAGGTCTTACCCTAAGGTATCCAGAGTCACTGGTCTAGTAATGTCCACATTGGGCCAGGTGAATGCAACCCTAGGTATTAAGAGGTAAAACAAATGTCCTAAAGTaaccccacctcctcccagacACAAAGAAAATGACAGTAGACATTTATGTCTGGGCTTAAGTCCCTAGTTCTTTAATGAGAAAAGGTAAAGGGAATTGGTCTGGGCTGAGTCCAAACTCTCTCTAAACTCTCTAGGTGTTCCGAGGCATATAATCCAGTCTGCTTATCGATTTCCTCACATGGGATATGAGTTCAAAGGGAGTAGGCAGTAGTCGCTTCTTCCTGAGAGTCAAAACAGAAGGCAGATGATATTGCTCCACCACAGGGCTGTGCATCTCTGGGCAAGCCACTCACCTTTTTGAAAAGCTGGTCCCACACTATAAAATGGAATTACTAGTACTCCCTTGTCTTTTCTCACAAAGCTTCTGTGAATGCTACACATTATAAATGGCAAAGCTTACTATAAAGAATATCATCTATGACATAAGGAGATATTACTGCTGTGCTTACCTCAAATGaattagtttttaaattgtgataGTATACATTTAGGGAAAGATGCTCTCAGAGGATTTGTGCTGCTGTTCTAGAGAGTGGACAGATGCATTCTTTTTCCTGGCTTTGGAGGATGCACATGAAATGGGGAAGGCAGAGCCGGTGGATGTGACAAAGGTCTCAGGCGGAGCCCCCAGATATATTTCAGAGAGGCTAGGAGGTCTCTGTCTCCACAAGG
This window harbors:
- the ZNF391 gene encoding zinc finger protein 391, whose amino-acid sequence is MESLRRNTAQHPMNEEVCKSEGQLSRQTKCPTHKKSSFEKTAIRKVSMTLKEIFTRERGPESSEFSLSSKLNTRQKIPKGAMSPISRKNSKDNSGLIKHQKLFLQRKPCKCNECDKAFSYQSDLIVHSRIHGGEKPFACNECGKTFSRSTHLIEHQRTHTGEKPYECSECGKAFSRSTHLSLHQRIHTGEKPYECSECGKAFSRSTNLSQHQRTHTQEKPYKCNECGKAFSDRSTIIQHQRIHTGENPYECSECGKAFSWISSLTEHQRTHTGENPYECSNCGKVFSRSSSLVEHQRIHTGEKPHECRECGKGFSRSSSLIIHQRTHTGEKPYKCKNCGKTFSQSSSLIRHQQLHTKE